From Pseudomonas sp. G2-4:
GTGATCGAACGCGCCCCCGGTGCCCAGCGCCGGGGGTGTTTGGTGCTTGCTCGAATCCAATCTTTTCCCTTTCGGTGTCTGAGTCATGGCCAAGCCTTCGTTTATCAATTTGTGGAAAGCCTATTCCGATCTGCTGGTGACCTACCCCGACGCGAAACCCTGTGATGGTCCGTGGGCCAACCAGTGCGCGATTCGCATGAGCATCACACTCAATACCGAGTTGACCATCAAGGTCAACAAGTCCACCTACACCGAACCCAAGTGTGCCCATGGCCATGCGCGGGGGGCTGAATCACTGGCAAACTGGTTGTGGAAGCATCATCTAGGTCGTCCGACGATTCTCGGAGGTGGCGCAGAAGAGCGTCGCAAGCTGATGGACAAAAGAGGCCTAATCTTCTTCAAGGACTGTTTCCAGCAACTGGGGGAATCTTTAGACGGTCGCACCGGTGACCATATCGATCTATGGAACCGCGGCTTTACCGCCAGCCGGTATGACGATCCTTCCTATCGATCCAGAGCGATCTGGTTCTGGGAGCTTTTATGAACAAGGCTCGTTGCGCTGTATTGATTGGCTGCCTGTTTTCG
This genomic window contains:
- a CDS encoding T6SS effector amidase Tae4 family protein, translating into MAKPSFINLWKAYSDLLVTYPDAKPCDGPWANQCAIRMSITLNTELTIKVNKSTYTEPKCAHGHARGAESLANWLWKHHLGRPTILGGGAEERRKLMDKRGLIFFKDCFQQLGESLDGRTGDHIDLWNRGFTASRYDDPSYRSRAIWFWELL